The Populus alba chromosome 4, ASM523922v2, whole genome shotgun sequence genome contains a region encoding:
- the LOC118040445 gene encoding glycerate dehydrogenase, with protein sequence MAKPISIEVYNPNGKYRVVSTKSMPGTRWINLLIEQDCRVEICTQKKTILSVEDIIALIGDKCDGVIGQLTEDWGETLFAALSRAGGKAFSNMAVGYNNVDVNAANKHGVAVGNTPGVLTETTAELAASLSLAAARRIVEADQFMRAGLYDGWLPHLFVGNLLKGQTVGVIGAGRIGSAYARMMVEGFKMNLIYYDLYQSTRLEKFVTAYGEFLKANGEQPVTWKRAASMDEVLREADVISLHPILDKTTYHLINKESLATMKKEAILVNCSRGPVVDEVALVEHLKQNPMFRVGLDVFEDEPYMKPGLADMKNAVVVPHIASASKWTREGMATLAALNVLGKIKGYPVWGDPNRVAPFLNENAPPPAASPSIVNAKALGLPVSKL encoded by the exons ATGGCAAAACCAATTTCAATAGAAGTCTACAATCCAAATGGCAAGTACAGGGTTGTTAGCACCAAATCAATGCCCGGAACTCGCTGGATCAATCTCTTGATTGAGCAAGACTGTCGTGTTGAG ATATGCACCCAGAAGAAAACAATACTGTCTGTTGAGGATATTATTGCTCTAATTGGTGATAAGTGTGATGGTGTAATAGGCCAG TTGACAGAAGATTGGGGGGAGACATTGTTTGCAGCATTAAGCAGGGCAGGTGGAAAGGCATTTAGTAACATGGCTGTTGGTTACAATAATGTTGATGTAAATGCTGCTAACAAGCATGGTGTTGCTGTTGGAAATACTCCT GGAGTGCTTACAGAGACAACTGCAGAGTTGGCAGCATCACTTTCTTTAGCTGCTGCTAGAAGAATTGTTGAAGCAGACCAGTTCATGAGGGCAGGCTTATACGATGGATGGCTTCCTCACCT GTTTGTTGGAAACTTGCTCAAAGGACAAACTGTTGGTGTCATTGGAGCTGGTCGCATTGGATCTGCTTATGCCAGAATGATG GTTGAAGGGTTCAAAATGAATCTTATTTACTATGATCTCTACCAATCCACACGCTTAGAGAAGTTTGTTACAG CTTATGGTGAATTCCTAAAAGCTAACGGCGAGCAGCCAGTTACCTGGAAAAGAGCAGCCAGCATGGATGAGGTGCTTCGAGAGGCAGATGTG ATAAGTCTTCACCCAATATTGGACAAAACCACTTACCATTTGATCAACAAGGAAAGCCTTGCAACAATGAAGAAG GAAGCAATCCTTGTAAACTGCAGTAGGGGTCCAGTGGTTGATGAAGTAGCCCTTGTAGAGCATTTGAAACAAAATCCCATGTTTCGTGTTGGCCTTGATGTCTTTGAG GATGAACCTTACATGAAGCCCGGGCTTGCTGACATGAAGAATGCTGTTGTTGTACCTCACATTGCTTCTGCGTCCAAG TGGACTCGTGAAGGAATGGCAACACTAGCTGCTCTGAATGTCCTG GGAAAGATTAAAGGGTATCCAGTGTGGGGCGACCCGAATCGGGTAGCACCATTTTTGAACGAGAATGCTCCTCCTCCTGCTGCAAGTCCAAGTATTGTGAACGCAAAAGCCTTAG GTCTACCTGTTTCAAAGCTATAA